A single region of the Plantactinospora soyae genome encodes:
- a CDS encoding carbohydrate ABC transporter permease, whose product MATAPVTTPGTGPAAPTGRSQTGRTATATTARGQRRRRALTGWAFAAPFTVLFGLFLAIPVVASLVMSLTDLRSTDLRTPLSVDFVGLANYVRLFSDDLFLRAALNTGVFVLVGVPLTMVLGLAAASALNSGLIRLRGLFRVGFYLPVVTSIVAIAVVWRLVLDPEAGLVNALLRLVGVDGPNWLGDSGLALPSITVMAAWRNFGFLMVVFLAGLQTIPADLYEAARLDGASRWDQFRYVTLPLLRPTLLFGAVVTGIGYLQLFEEPFVMTRGGPLSSTLSVSYHIYNQFGFGNYGYAAAASYVLFVSIVALSVLQFRLLRSRD is encoded by the coding sequence ATGGCGACGGCTCCCGTGACGACGCCGGGAACGGGACCGGCCGCGCCGACCGGCAGGTCCCAGACCGGCAGGACGGCCACGGCGACGACTGCCCGGGGCCAGCGCCGACGTCGGGCGTTGACCGGCTGGGCCTTCGCCGCACCGTTCACCGTGCTGTTCGGGCTCTTCCTGGCGATTCCGGTGGTCGCGTCGCTGGTGATGAGCCTGACCGACCTGCGCTCGACCGATCTGCGTACGCCGCTGAGCGTCGACTTCGTCGGCCTGGCGAACTACGTCCGGCTCTTCAGTGACGACCTGTTCCTGCGGGCCGCGCTCAACACCGGAGTCTTCGTACTGGTCGGGGTGCCGTTGACGATGGTGCTCGGGCTCGCCGCCGCCAGTGCGCTCAACTCGGGGCTGATCCGGCTGCGCGGGCTGTTCCGGGTCGGCTTCTACCTGCCGGTGGTGACCAGCATCGTGGCGATCGCGGTGGTCTGGCGGCTGGTGCTCGACCCGGAGGCCGGACTGGTCAACGCCCTGCTGCGGCTGGTCGGCGTCGACGGCCCGAACTGGCTCGGCGACAGCGGGCTGGCACTGCCGTCGATCACCGTGATGGCGGCCTGGCGCAACTTCGGCTTCCTGATGGTGGTCTTCCTGGCCGGTCTGCAAACCATCCCGGCCGACCTGTACGAGGCCGCCCGCCTCGACGGGGCCAGCCGATGGGACCAGTTCCGGTACGTCACCCTGCCGCTGCTCCGCCCCACGCTGCTCTTCGGCGCGGTGGTCACCGGCATCGGCTACCTCCAGCTCTTCGAGGAGCCGTTCGTGATGACCCGGGGCGGCCCGTTGTCGTCCACGCTCTCGGTCTCGTACCACATCTACAACCAGTTCGGCTTCGGCAACTACGGCTACGCGGCGGCGGCGAGCTACGTGCTCTTCGTCTCGATCGTCGCGCTCTCCGTACTCCAGTTCCGGCTACTCCGTTCGAGGGACTGA
- a CDS encoding sugar ABC transporter substrate-binding protein, which translates to MRSQRRLAVAVTAATLIALAGCGRDSGGGQDEARSVSDGKATGEITVWAMGTEGEKLGAFAQDFMAENPDAKVTVTAVPWDAAHQKIASAIAGKQTPDVSMVGTTWMGEFAKTGTLDPTPTDLVDKASFFPGAWDTTVVDGTSYGVPWYVETRLIFYRKDLAQRAGITELPRSWEELTAFATAMKQKAGAESGLYLQPGGTGSWQSFLPFAWSNGANLVDGDRLTLDTPELTEAAAYYRSFFADKLSTTIDLGLQGSLEQSFVDGKTAAFISGPWHIGLLAEQGGAGFTEKFGVLPMPRRKSATSFIGGSDLAVFKDAKNRDGAWKFVSWLSRPQVQVKWYQTVKDLPAVQQSWQDPGLAGDPFLSAFGEQLKDAKSPPPMATWEQIAAVIDAEVERVAKSGTDPGAAVKAMQERAGSVGTGG; encoded by the coding sequence ATGAGAAGCCAACGGCGGCTCGCCGTGGCGGTCACGGCCGCGACACTGATCGCGCTCGCCGGCTGCGGCCGGGACTCGGGCGGCGGCCAGGACGAGGCCCGGTCCGTCAGCGACGGCAAGGCCACCGGCGAGATCACCGTCTGGGCCATGGGTACCGAGGGCGAGAAGCTCGGCGCCTTCGCCCAGGACTTCATGGCCGAGAACCCCGACGCGAAGGTGACCGTGACGGCGGTGCCGTGGGACGCCGCGCACCAGAAGATCGCCAGCGCCATCGCCGGCAAGCAGACCCCGGACGTGTCGATGGTCGGCACCACCTGGATGGGCGAGTTCGCCAAGACCGGAACGCTCGATCCCACCCCGACCGACCTGGTCGACAAGGCCAGCTTCTTCCCCGGCGCCTGGGACACCACCGTCGTGGACGGCACCTCCTACGGCGTCCCCTGGTACGTCGAGACCCGGCTGATCTTCTACCGCAAGGACCTCGCCCAGCGGGCCGGCATCACCGAACTGCCACGCAGTTGGGAGGAGCTGACCGCCTTCGCCACGGCAATGAAGCAGAAGGCCGGCGCCGAGTCGGGCCTCTACCTCCAGCCGGGTGGCACCGGAAGCTGGCAGTCGTTCCTGCCGTTCGCCTGGTCCAACGGGGCCAACCTGGTCGACGGCGACCGGCTCACCCTGGACACCCCGGAGCTGACCGAGGCAGCCGCGTACTACCGGTCGTTCTTTGCCGACAAGCTCTCCACCACCATCGACCTCGGCCTACAGGGCTCGCTGGAGCAGAGCTTCGTCGACGGCAAGACCGCTGCGTTCATTTCCGGCCCCTGGCACATCGGGCTCCTCGCCGAACAGGGCGGCGCCGGCTTCACCGAGAAGTTCGGCGTACTGCCGATGCCGCGCCGCAAGTCGGCGACCTCGTTCATCGGCGGCAGCGACCTCGCCGTATTCAAGGACGCGAAGAACCGCGACGGCGCCTGGAAGTTCGTCTCCTGGCTCAGCCGGCCGCAGGTGCAGGTCAAGTGGTACCAGACCGTCAAGGACCTGCCGGCGGTGCAGCAGAGCTGGCAGGACCCGGGCCTGGCCGGTGACCCGTTCCTGTCCGCCTTCGGTGAGCAGCTCAAGGATGCCAAGTCGCCGCCGCCGATGGCCACCTGGGAGCAGATCGCGGCCGTGATCGACGCCGAGGTGGAGCGGGTGGCGAAGTCCGGCACGGACCCGGGTGCGGCGGTCAAGGCGATGCAGGAGCGGGCCGGCAGCGTCGGCACCGGGGGCTGA
- a CDS encoding glucoamylase family protein: MRRLLVPVLALALLLPGTVPATAAPPGDDSPAVGGDADRRALRGYAVDTWRSMAAMVDPGTGLPADNIGGDLAAETRSTYTSPTNIGGYLWSTVVARDLRLISTREATKRAAATLATLARLRMHADSGMYYNWYDPRSGDVLTVWPEDGNPVTPFLSSVDNGWLAAGLLVARSALPELRREVDAVLAPMDFGFFYNPDAKGAGLPGLIRGGFWDTAPPGCSVLGNYRDRGPDVWYTCNHYDITVTEPRIASYLGIAFGQIPPEHYFATWRTLPDSCDWSWAEQKPVGFHTSHLGVPVFEGAYRYQGIQFVPSWGGDMFEALMPDLFVPEDRWGLRSWGRNHPATVAGQIAHGMTDARYGYWGFSPASDPFGGYREWGVDAMGMDTLGYASDVERANYDAGFGECRPAGPQPSYGDGVVTPHAVFLALRYAPREAVRNLARLRADFDVYGSGGFYDAVAVGSGTVARRYLALDQGMIMGALGNDLAGDDVRKAFVTPQFERAIRPLLAMETFNVPARQELPIGREPATAPTTTREGR; this comes from the coding sequence ATGCGACGTCTGCTCGTACCCGTCCTCGCCCTCGCCCTGCTGCTGCCCGGCACCGTCCCGGCCACCGCCGCGCCGCCCGGCGACGACAGCCCGGCCGTCGGCGGCGACGCCGACCGGCGCGCGCTGCGCGGCTACGCCGTCGACACCTGGCGGTCGATGGCCGCCATGGTCGACCCGGGCACCGGCCTGCCGGCCGACAACATCGGCGGTGACCTCGCCGCCGAGACCCGCTCCACCTACACCTCACCGACCAACATCGGCGGTTACCTCTGGTCCACGGTGGTCGCCCGCGACCTGCGGCTCATCTCGACCCGGGAGGCGACGAAGCGGGCCGCGGCCACCCTGGCGACGCTGGCCCGGCTGCGGATGCACGCCGACTCCGGCATGTACTACAACTGGTACGACCCGCGCAGCGGCGACGTGCTGACCGTTTGGCCGGAGGACGGCAACCCGGTCACCCCGTTCCTGTCCAGCGTGGACAACGGATGGCTCGCCGCCGGTCTGCTGGTGGCCCGCAGCGCCCTGCCGGAGCTGCGCCGCGAGGTCGATGCGGTGCTCGCACCGATGGACTTCGGCTTTTTCTACAACCCGGACGCCAAGGGTGCCGGCCTGCCCGGCCTGATCCGGGGCGGGTTCTGGGACACCGCCCCGCCCGGCTGCTCGGTGCTGGGCAACTACCGCGACCGGGGGCCCGACGTCTGGTACACCTGCAACCACTACGACATCACCGTCACCGAGCCACGGATCGCCAGCTACCTCGGCATCGCCTTCGGGCAGATTCCGCCGGAGCACTACTTCGCGACCTGGCGCACCCTGCCGGACTCCTGCGACTGGTCCTGGGCCGAGCAGAAGCCGGTCGGCTTCCACACCTCCCACCTCGGCGTACCGGTCTTCGAGGGCGCGTACCGATACCAGGGCATCCAGTTCGTGCCGAGCTGGGGCGGGGACATGTTCGAGGCGCTGATGCCGGACCTGTTCGTCCCCGAGGACCGCTGGGGGCTGCGCAGTTGGGGACGTAACCACCCGGCCACCGTCGCCGGTCAGATCGCGCACGGGATGACCGACGCCCGGTACGGCTACTGGGGCTTCTCGCCCGCCTCCGACCCGTTCGGCGGGTACCGGGAGTGGGGCGTGGACGCGATGGGGATGGACACCCTCGGCTACGCCTCCGACGTGGAACGCGCCAACTACGACGCCGGGTTCGGCGAGTGCCGCCCGGCCGGTCCGCAGCCGTCGTACGGCGACGGGGTGGTGACCCCGCACGCGGTCTTCCTGGCGCTGCGCTACGCCCCCCGCGAGGCGGTACGGAACCTGGCCCGACTCCGCGCCGACTTCGACGTCTACGGCAGCGGCGGCTTCTACGACGCGGTCGCGGTCGGCAGCGGCACCGTCGCCCGCCGGTACCTCGCCCTCGACCAGGGAATGATCATGGGGGCGCTCGGTAACGATCTGGCCGGTGACGACGTCCGGAAGGCGTTCGTCACGCCCCAGTTCGAGCGGGCGATCCGGCCGTTGCTGGCGATGGAGACCTTCAACGTGCCCGCCCGGCAGGAGCTGCCGATCGGGCGCGAGCCGGCCACCGCACCGACGACCACCCGGGAGGGACGATGA
- a CDS encoding carbohydrate ABC transporter permease, which translates to MTTLQTPLRGRDRIARAVLYAVLVAGLLAVVGPFLWMLLSSLKPEPEIRQVPATWLPETFTLANYRELFDRLDFPRFFANSALVAILVTAGNLFFCSLLGYALAKLRFPGRRALFLLVLGTLMVPGMVTFVPQFVLVSNMGLVNTYAGLVLPFLAGPFGVFLMRQYLLSIPDDLIEAARVDGAGEFRIFWRVVLPLCRPALATLGILTFLSTWNNFLWPLVVATTEERYTLPVALALYSVGQGRIDFGLLLAGAVVVVLPALVVFLVLQRHFLRGIATTGLK; encoded by the coding sequence ATGACCACCCTCCAGACTCCACTGCGTGGGCGCGACCGGATCGCCCGGGCGGTGCTCTACGCCGTACTCGTGGCCGGGCTGCTCGCCGTCGTCGGGCCGTTCCTGTGGATGCTGCTCTCCTCGCTGAAACCCGAGCCGGAGATCCGGCAGGTGCCGGCGACCTGGCTGCCGGAAACGTTCACCCTGGCCAACTACCGGGAACTCTTCGACCGGCTCGACTTTCCCCGGTTCTTCGCCAACTCGGCGCTGGTGGCGATCCTGGTGACCGCCGGCAACCTCTTCTTCTGCTCGCTGCTCGGCTACGCCCTGGCGAAGCTCCGCTTTCCCGGCCGGCGGGCCCTGTTCCTGCTGGTGCTCGGCACGCTGATGGTGCCCGGGATGGTCACCTTCGTGCCACAGTTCGTGCTGGTCAGCAACATGGGACTGGTCAACACGTACGCCGGGCTGGTCCTGCCGTTCCTCGCCGGGCCGTTCGGTGTCTTCCTGATGCGGCAGTACCTGCTCTCCATTCCGGACGACCTGATCGAGGCGGCCCGGGTCGACGGGGCCGGCGAGTTCCGGATCTTCTGGCGGGTGGTGCTGCCGCTGTGCCGCCCGGCGCTGGCCACGCTCGGCATCCTCACCTTCCTGTCGACCTGGAACAACTTCCTCTGGCCCCTCGTCGTGGCGACCACGGAGGAGCGGTACACCCTGCCGGTGGCGCTCGCGCTCTACAGCGTCGGGCAGGGCCGGATCGATTTCGGCCTGCTGCTCGCCGGTGCGGTCGTCGTCGTGCTGCCCGCACTGGTGGTCTTCCTCGTGCTGCAACGGCACTTCCTCCGGGGCATCGCCACGACCGGACTGAAATAG
- a CDS encoding GH39 family glycosyl hydrolase — MSVGDLAEQARQRWVELMGTGGAQDRASGEVVAADLSPVTGLTAVAGRGQTTVDWDPVPGAIGYAVHRATVATGPYEVVDHGGGDVLAVPHPPYADTTGEPGREYWYSVAPLATVNAMGPLCPPVPGGSVAGEPGAALPAVRVTVAADGDTGPLHRPWRAMVGSEHLSHLLCADLSGGRPIGTELREALRRAHDELGVESVRAHAILGDDLGIYREVDGEPRYDFSRLDRVYDTVLELGMRPVVELGYMPRDLARDPSRTVFAYQAVISPPKNWDRWADLVRATVTHLVDRYGRTEVVHWFFEVWNEANLSVFWAGSPEEYWQLYRATAAAVKQVDPEIRVGGPASAAVGWIDAQLAVDAPVDFLSTHVYGSPPLDLRPLAAAHGRPDLPLLWTEWGVTATHGSDVNDTVFAATFLLRGMRSASRRIDALAPWVASDHFEELGRPPRLLHGGFGLLTVGNLAKPKFWALALAQRLGDTELPVTGVGDGARSLVEAWAARTADGTVGVLCWNGTLDHSRVDGAPELDRRVAVRVTGLPGQRYELRQWRVDAGHSNVAARWRELGGGADWPDEAQWRALAEADRLAEAEPRYVEPVGGELTVELELPMPGIHHLELRPLADDPGESG, encoded by the coding sequence ATGAGCGTGGGAGACCTCGCAGAGCAGGCGCGGCAGCGCTGGGTCGAGCTGATGGGCACCGGCGGCGCCCAGGACCGGGCGTCCGGAGAGGTGGTCGCCGCCGACCTGTCCCCGGTGACCGGGCTCACCGCTGTCGCCGGCCGGGGCCAGACCACCGTCGACTGGGATCCGGTGCCCGGGGCGATCGGGTACGCCGTGCACCGCGCCACCGTCGCGACCGGCCCGTACGAGGTCGTGGACCACGGCGGCGGGGACGTGCTGGCGGTGCCGCACCCGCCGTACGCCGACACCACCGGGGAACCCGGTCGGGAGTACTGGTACTCGGTGGCGCCGCTCGCCACCGTCAACGCGATGGGTCCACTCTGCCCACCGGTCCCCGGCGGTTCGGTGGCCGGCGAACCGGGTGCCGCGCTGCCCGCCGTACGGGTGACGGTGGCGGCCGACGGCGACACCGGACCCCTGCACCGGCCCTGGCGGGCGATGGTCGGCTCGGAACACCTCAGCCACCTGCTCTGCGCCGACCTGAGCGGTGGCCGGCCGATCGGGACCGAACTGCGCGAGGCGCTGCGCCGGGCGCACGACGAACTCGGTGTCGAATCGGTACGGGCGCACGCGATCCTCGGCGACGACCTCGGGATCTACCGGGAGGTGGACGGCGAACCCCGGTACGACTTCAGCCGGCTCGACCGGGTCTACGACACCGTGCTGGAACTGGGCATGCGTCCGGTCGTCGAGTTGGGGTACATGCCCCGCGACCTCGCCCGGGACCCGTCCCGTACGGTCTTCGCCTACCAGGCGGTGATCTCCCCGCCGAAGAACTGGGACCGTTGGGCGGACCTGGTCCGCGCCACCGTGACCCACCTCGTCGACCGGTACGGCCGCACCGAGGTCGTGCACTGGTTCTTCGAGGTCTGGAACGAGGCCAACCTCTCGGTCTTCTGGGCCGGCTCACCCGAGGAGTACTGGCAGCTCTACCGGGCGACGGCGGCGGCGGTGAAGCAGGTCGATCCCGAGATCCGGGTCGGCGGCCCGGCGAGCGCGGCGGTCGGTTGGATCGACGCCCAGCTCGCCGTCGACGCGCCGGTCGACTTCCTCTCCACCCACGTCTACGGCAGCCCGCCGCTCGACCTGCGTCCGCTCGCCGCCGCGCACGGCCGGCCCGATCTGCCGCTGCTCTGGACCGAGTGGGGGGTCACGGCGACCCACGGCAGCGACGTCAACGACACGGTCTTCGCCGCGACGTTCCTGCTCCGGGGCATGCGCTCGGCGTCGCGCCGGATCGACGCGCTGGCCCCGTGGGTCGCCTCCGACCACTTCGAGGAGTTGGGCCGGCCGCCCCGGCTGCTGCATGGCGGCTTCGGCCTGCTGACCGTCGGCAACCTCGCCAAGCCCAAGTTCTGGGCGTTGGCGCTGGCGCAACGGCTCGGTGACACCGAACTGCCGGTGACCGGAGTCGGCGACGGCGCCCGGAGCCTGGTCGAGGCATGGGCGGCCCGTACCGCCGACGGCACGGTCGGCGTCCTGTGCTGGAACGGCACCCTGGACCACTCCCGGGTCGACGGTGCTCCGGAACTCGACCGGCGGGTGGCCGTCCGGGTCACCGGCCTGCCCGGCCAGCGGTACGAGCTGCGGCAGTGGCGGGTGGACGCCGGTCACTCCAACGTCGCCGCCCGGTGGCGGGAACTCGGCGGCGGCGCGGACTGGCCGGACGAGGCACAGTGGCGGGCGCTGGCCGAGGCGGACCGGCTCGCCGAGGCGGAGCCCCGGTACGTCGAACCCGTCGGCGGTGAGCTGACGGTCGAGTTGGAGTTGCCGATGCCGGGCATCCACCATCTCGAACTGCGCCCCCTGGCCGACGACCCGGGGGAGTCCGGCTGA